The DNA region ACATCACCCAAAAGAAGCACACGATCCTGCGTAACTTCCCCATCGTGGGGCACTTCCGTTACTGGCTGGAGACCATCGGGCCGGAGCTGCGGCAGTACATCGTGGCCAGCAACGACGAGGAGCGCCCCTTCTCACGCGACCAGCGGAGCTGGGTCTACGCCTCGGCAAAGCACCAGAACAACTACTTCGGGTTCGGCACCGACAACGACCTAGAGCTGACCCCCAGCTACGTCGTGATCAAGCACAGCGCGTTCCCCGTGCTGAGCCCGCCGCCGGGCGATCCGGCGTACGACCACAAGCACGTGGTTCCCTGCGCCAAAGTGCTTGGCGCCCGCCGCGGGCGGGCCAAGGCGTTCCGACCCCACTCGGTGCTGAACATCTCGGCGATGAGTTACGGGTCGCTCAGCGCCGCGGCGATCGAGGCCCTCAATCGTGGGTCGCACCTGGCGGGCTGCTTGCAGAACACGGGGGAGGGGGGCGTCTCCGATCATCACCTGCAGGGGGGCGACCTGGTTTGGCAGATCGGCACCGCCTACTTCGGCTGCCGCGAGCCTGACGGCGGGTTCTCGATGGACCGATTGGCCGAAACCGTCGAGCGCTGCCCCTCGATCCGGGCCATCGAGGTCAAGCTCAGCCAGGGCGCCAAACCGGGGCACGGCGGCGTGCTGCCCAAGGCGAAGATCACCCCCGAGATCGCCCGCATCCGCGGCATCCGCACCGACCGAGACTGCGTCAGCCCGGCGGGGCACACCGCCTTCGGCAGCGCCGATGGGCTGCTCGATTTCGTCGAAGCGATCGCGGAGCGGACCGGGCTGCCCGTGGGGATTAAGAGCGCGGTCGGGGAGCAGCGGTTTTGGGTAGAGCTGTGCGACCTGATGGAGGACGGCGCCCGCGGCGTCGACTTCATCACCATTGACGGCGGCGAAGGGGGCACGGGCGCCGCGCCGCTGGTGTTCGCCGACCACGTGTCGCTCCCCTTTAAGCAGGGCTTCGCCCGCGTCTACCGGGTGCTGGCCGAGCGCGGCGTGCACGACCGGGTTGTGCTGATCGGCTCCGGCAAGCTGGGGCTGCCGGAAACCGCGATGGTGGCCTTCGCCCTGGGGTGCGACATGGTGAACCTGGCGCGGGAGGCGATGCTCTCGATCGGCTGCATCCAGGCGCAGCGGTGCCACACCAACCACTGCCCGACCGGCGTCGCCACGCAGAACCGCTGGCTGATGCGCGGCCTCGACCCCCATCTCAAGGGCGTTCGCGCCGCGAACTACATCGTCCACCTCCGCAAAGAAGTGCTCGAGCTGTGCCACGCCTGCGGCGTGTCACACCCGGCCCTCGTCACCCCTGAGCACATCGACATCATCGACGACCACTTCGGTCACCGCACCCTGAGCGAGGTTTTCGGCTACCCGCCGGGGTACGGGGTCCCCTCCGGAGACGACCGGCAGCGCATTGTGGAGTTGATGGCGAAAGACCACACGGCGGCCGACTGAACCGCGCGGCGGGTCGCCCTGACCCCGGCGGCCAGCAGGTCATCGCGCGGACGCGGGAACTAGCGGGCCGAAAGCACCTCGGGCCGGACCGTCTCGTTCAAAGCGACCGGCTTCTTGCCGCTCGCCTTGGGCTTTGGTTTGCGGGCTTCCATCGGGTAGAGCGGAGTCGGATTGGCGACCTCTCCGGCGGGACGGCGTGCGGCGGGAGCGTCGCCCCCCAGCTCGGCCTCCATCTGGTCCGCCAGCCGGCCGAGCTTGGCGACGATCTCTGGGTACTGCTCCGCGAGGTTCGTCCGCTCGCCGATCTCTTGGTCGAGGTTGTAGAGTCGCCCACCTTCCTTCGCGTCGCGCGAAACGCCTCGCCCCATCGTCTCGCGTTGAGCCGCTACGGCGAGCTTCCACGGCCCCTGCCGCACGGCCTCGAGCTGGTAGTTGGAGAAGTAGTAGTGGGCTTCGCGAGGCGATTGGGCGCTGTTGCCGAGCAGGACCTCGGACAGGTCGCGCCCGTCGATCTCCGGCCGGTCGGGTAGCTCCCCCCCCGCTAAGCAGACGAAGGTGGGGAGCAGGTCGATGGTTCCGGACACCGCGTCGCACACGCTCCCGGGGGCGATCTTGCCGGGCCAGCGGGCGAGGGTCGGCACGCGGACGCCCCCCTCCCAGGTGCTCCCCTTGCCGCCCCGCAGGGGCTCGGCGCTGCCGCCGTCGGCGCCCTTGATCAGCCACGGGCCGTTGTCGCTGGTGAACAAGACGAGCGTCTTCTCGTCGAGCCCCGCTTCTTCGAGCGTCTCTAGCACTTGGCCGACGCTCCAATCGACCTCTTCCACCCAGTCGCCGAACCGCCCGTTGTCGCTCTTCCCGCGGAACGCCTCGCCGGGAAAGATGGGCGTGTGGACCGCGGTGTGCGGGAAGTAGAGGAAGAAGGGGCCGTCCTTGTGTTCCCGGATGAAGCGCGTCGCCTCGTCGGTGTAGCGTTCTACGATGCGGCTCTGCTGGTCGTCCGTGAGCAGCTCGGCGACCTTGTCGTCACGCAGCAGCGGCACCACCGGCGCGTCGCCCCCCTTCGCGACGCGTTGCATATCGTTGGAATAGGGGATGCCGAAGTAGTGGTCGAACCCTTGCGCGGTCGGCAAGAACTGCTTCTGGTCTCCGAGGTGCCACTTGCCGATGCAGGCGGTCGCGTACCCCAGCGGCCCCAGCCGTTCGGCGATCGTGAGCTCGGTCGGATTGAGCCCGGTCGGACCCTGCGGGAACAAGACGCCGGGGATGGAGACCCGCGGCCCGTAGCAACCGGTTAACAGTTGGGCCCGCGACACAGAGCAGACCGGCGCCCCATAGAAGGAGGTCAGTTTCATCCCTTCACGCCGCATCCGTTCGAGGTGCGGCGTCTTCTGTTTCGTCGCGCCGAACGGGCCGATGTCGGCGTAGCCGAGGTCGTCGATAAAGATGACGACGATGTTCGGCTTGGATGAGGCCGAGTCTTCCGCGGCGTGGGCGGCCGTCAAGAAAGGGGTTGTGGCGTAGAACGCGGCGCACAGAAGCAAGCAGCGGATCATGGGAGAAGGTCGCTCAGTCGAGAGGAGTGGTAGGGGGTTGTTCGGCGGACGACCGCCCGCCGCTGGGGCGCCCATCGGCGGCGTCCGGCCATTCTATCCTACGAAGCCGATCGGCGAATTGCCTCAGCGTTTCCGCTGGAGAGTGGTTGAACACCGCGCGGCCATCGGTGGTCCACACGCCGGAGGCGAACTGGAAGATGGCTGTTGCGGACCGCAGGTTGCCGACCGCGGCGACCTCCTCCATGCCGCCCCCCGGGACCGCCTCGAAAGCAATCTCGGCCTCGACCAGCGCGACGAGCGTCCCCTCTGGGTCGGTCGCGGCTTCGAGATTTGGCCCCAGGCTCGCGTGTTTCCAGCGGAGCCCGCGTGGTTTGCCCGATTCTTGAGCGGCCGTGCAGAACGCTTCGCCGAGTTGCTCGAGCGACCCGCAAAGCTCCGCCAGGGCCGCGCTACGGCGGGCCTTGCGGCGGGCAGCGGCGCCAACGGCGCCTGCCCAGACGGCCAAGCCGGCGGCGATTCCGGCGGCGATGAAGTACCACACAGCGGCGTTCCCCAGTCGAGCGATACGCCCGAGTGTAGCCGACGGCGCGCTGGGCCGCGGCTAGCGGACCGCGGTCTGGGTCTTCCGCCAAGCCGAGGGGAGGTTGACCGGATCGGGCCGGAGCTTGTCCGAGGGGGACGCGGGCTCGGCCGCCGGATTGGCCTGAGGGGCCGCCGGGGGACGCGGGACGGCTTCGCTGGTCGGGGGGGCGTTTCGCGGCGCCGGCGGAGCAGCGTAGGCCGGCTGCGGCGGCGCGGCCAGCACG from Pirellulimonas nuda includes:
- a CDS encoding FMN-binding glutamate synthase family protein; the protein is MIFWAVTAFVLFLVIVALYDITQKKHTILRNFPIVGHFRYWLETIGPELRQYIVASNDEERPFSRDQRSWVYASAKHQNNYFGFGTDNDLELTPSYVVIKHSAFPVLSPPPGDPAYDHKHVVPCAKVLGARRGRAKAFRPHSVLNISAMSYGSLSAAAIEALNRGSHLAGCLQNTGEGGVSDHHLQGGDLVWQIGTAYFGCREPDGGFSMDRLAETVERCPSIRAIEVKLSQGAKPGHGGVLPKAKITPEIARIRGIRTDRDCVSPAGHTAFGSADGLLDFVEAIAERTGLPVGIKSAVGEQRFWVELCDLMEDGARGVDFITIDGGEGGTGAAPLVFADHVSLPFKQGFARVYRVLAERGVHDRVVLIGSGKLGLPETAMVAFALGCDMVNLAREAMLSIGCIQAQRCHTNHCPTGVATQNRWLMRGLDPHLKGVRAANYIVHLRKEVLELCHACGVSHPALVTPEHIDIIDDHFGHRTLSEVFGYPPGYGVPSGDDRQRIVELMAKDHTAAD
- a CDS encoding sulfatase family protein; translation: MIRCLLLCAAFYATTPFLTAAHAAEDSASSKPNIVVIFIDDLGYADIGPFGATKQKTPHLERMRREGMKLTSFYGAPVCSVSRAQLLTGCYGPRVSIPGVLFPQGPTGLNPTELTIAERLGPLGYATACIGKWHLGDQKQFLPTAQGFDHYFGIPYSNDMQRVAKGGDAPVVPLLRDDKVAELLTDDQQSRIVERYTDEATRFIREHKDGPFFLYFPHTAVHTPIFPGEAFRGKSDNGRFGDWVEEVDWSVGQVLETLEEAGLDEKTLVLFTSDNGPWLIKGADGGSAEPLRGGKGSTWEGGVRVPTLARWPGKIAPGSVCDAVSGTIDLLPTFVCLAGGELPDRPEIDGRDLSEVLLGNSAQSPREAHYYFSNYQLEAVRQGPWKLAVAAQRETMGRGVSRDAKEGGRLYNLDQEIGERTNLAEQYPEIVAKLGRLADQMEAELGGDAPAARRPAGEVANPTPLYPMEARKPKPKASGKKPVALNETVRPEVLSAR